In Mycobacterium gallinarum, a single window of DNA contains:
- a CDS encoding phytanoyl-CoA dioxygenase family protein, producing the protein MTVDRRMRVDGEPASIEPAEFLDVTLPQLFAEATDRLGPSLREMQPRPLTLTVDGRSWTLRADDARVAVTRGPGTGSAIRVDAEQLDALVADKVTPMGWLASGSLDMTGHLSDVLNWWLLVRATLDGTTPHRTGAIEFEDRAGGPLDLSRSFTPADPAADMAWFLEQAGFLHIKGLYSEDEMAAVSAEMDVAATRYADGDGRSWWAGLKDGSRALVRMQRFHKESPLAAELVADERLTRIASLTGDGHVAGGWDGNRLEALYKPIGVVQGISDIPWHKDCSLGRHSYDCCGLTVGISVTGADAMSGQLRVVAGSHRALVWPAPSLQPGLDLPVVDLATETGDVTVHCSCTLHMAAPPVQRERRVMYTSFSLPSLGGADADRKELRRMADAAPLNTSQ; encoded by the coding sequence ATGACGGTCGACAGGCGAATGAGGGTCGACGGCGAGCCCGCATCCATCGAGCCCGCCGAATTCCTCGACGTCACACTGCCTCAGCTGTTCGCCGAAGCGACAGATCGGCTGGGTCCTTCGCTGCGGGAGATGCAGCCGCGGCCACTCACCCTCACCGTCGACGGGCGATCCTGGACGCTGCGCGCCGACGATGCCCGCGTCGCCGTCACACGGGGTCCGGGAACCGGCTCCGCCATCCGGGTCGACGCCGAGCAGCTCGACGCACTCGTCGCCGACAAGGTCACCCCGATGGGCTGGTTGGCCAGCGGCTCCCTCGATATGACGGGACACCTCTCCGACGTCCTGAATTGGTGGCTCCTGGTCCGGGCCACACTCGACGGCACGACACCCCATCGCACCGGCGCGATCGAATTCGAGGATCGCGCCGGCGGACCGCTCGACCTCAGCCGTTCGTTCACCCCCGCCGATCCCGCCGCCGACATGGCCTGGTTCCTCGAACAAGCCGGCTTCCTCCACATCAAAGGTCTGTACAGCGAAGACGAGATGGCCGCCGTGTCCGCCGAAATGGACGTCGCCGCAACGCGTTACGCCGATGGCGACGGCCGGTCATGGTGGGCCGGCCTCAAGGACGGATCTCGTGCGCTGGTGCGAATGCAGCGGTTCCACAAGGAATCTCCGCTCGCTGCCGAACTGGTCGCCGACGAACGCCTGACCCGCATCGCTTCGTTGACGGGTGACGGCCACGTCGCCGGCGGATGGGACGGCAACCGACTCGAAGCGCTCTACAAACCCATCGGCGTCGTCCAGGGGATTTCGGACATCCCGTGGCACAAGGACTGTTCGCTTGGCAGGCACAGCTACGACTGCTGCGGACTCACCGTCGGTATCTCGGTCACCGGCGCCGACGCGATGTCGGGTCAGCTCCGCGTCGTCGCCGGTTCACATCGAGCCCTCGTCTGGCCTGCGCCCAGCCTCCAACCTGGCCTCGATCTTCCGGTCGTCGACCTGGCCACCGAGACCGGCGACGTCACGGTGCACTGCTCGTGCACGCTGCACATGGCTGCGCCGCCGGTGCAGCGCGAACGACGCGTGATGTACACCAGCTTCAGCCTGCCCTCGCTCGGCGGCGCCGACGCCGACCGCAAGGAGCTGCGCAGGATGGCCGACGCGGCACCTTTGAACACAAGCCAGTAG
- a CDS encoding fused (3R)-hydroxyacyl-ACP dehydratase subunits HadA/HadB, producing MTAPAETSPIEARVGHYYQMDGTYLVGREKVREYARAVQDYHPAHWDVAAAAELGYSDVVAPVTFTSTPGMKCNRRMFESIVVGYDTYLQTEEVFEQHRPIVAGDELTIDVELTSVRRTAGRDFITVTNTFTDTAGERVHTLHTTVVGVTAEDIDAGVKTAVQNAMMHDMNILDIPSVDGEYEKELRPEGEIRIADGGFTRTPGTPSFDDVKVGDQLPVHHTRLSRGDLVNYAGVAGDANPIHWDETIAKLAGLPDVIAHGMLTMGLGAGFHSAWSGDPGAVTRYTVRLSAPAVVSATGGTDIEFSGRVKSLDPATRSGVVIVAAKSDGKKIFGMATMDVRFR from the coding sequence ATGACTGCACCAGCAGAAACGTCGCCGATCGAAGCGCGGGTCGGCCACTACTACCAAATGGACGGCACCTACCTGGTCGGCCGCGAGAAGGTGCGTGAATACGCCCGCGCGGTGCAGGACTATCACCCCGCGCACTGGGACGTCGCCGCCGCCGCTGAGCTGGGTTATTCGGACGTCGTCGCGCCGGTCACGTTCACGTCGACGCCCGGTATGAAGTGCAACCGACGCATGTTCGAGTCGATCGTCGTCGGATACGACACGTACCTGCAGACCGAAGAGGTCTTCGAGCAACACCGCCCGATCGTGGCCGGCGACGAATTGACCATCGACGTCGAGCTGACGTCGGTGCGCAGGACGGCGGGCCGGGATTTCATCACCGTCACCAACACGTTCACCGATACCGCAGGCGAGCGCGTGCACACGCTGCACACGACCGTCGTCGGGGTCACCGCCGAGGACATCGACGCGGGGGTCAAGACGGCTGTGCAGAACGCGATGATGCACGACATGAACATCCTGGACATCCCCAGTGTGGATGGCGAGTACGAGAAAGAACTCCGCCCCGAGGGCGAGATTCGGATCGCCGACGGAGGCTTCACCCGCACGCCGGGGACGCCGTCGTTCGACGACGTGAAGGTCGGCGACCAGCTGCCCGTGCACCACACCCGGCTGTCTCGCGGCGACTTGGTGAACTATGCCGGCGTGGCGGGTGACGCCAATCCGATCCATTGGGACGAGACCATCGCGAAGCTGGCCGGACTGCCCGACGTGATCGCCCACGGAATGCTGACCATGGGTTTGGGTGCCGGCTTCCATTCCGCTTGGTCGGGAGATCCCGGCGCGGTGACGCGCTACACGGTTCGGCTGTCTGCGCCGGCCGTTGTGTCCGCCACCGGGGGTACGGACATCGAGTTCAGCGGTCGCGTCAAGTCGTTGGACCCGGCGACGCGCAGCGGTGTGGTGATCGTTGCCGCGAAGTCGGACGGCAAGAAGATCTTCGGTATGGCGACCATGGACGTCCGCTTCCGCTGA
- a CDS encoding SDR family oxidoreductase, producing MTQNVIALVTGANRGLGRQLAAELVARGAKVYAAARRPETVDLPGVVPIQLDVTDPESIRRAAAVADDVTVLVNNAGISTRATLLDGPIDDIRAEMETHYFGTLNVSREFVPIIERNGGGGVLNVLSVLSWTHPPTSGAYSAAKAAAWALTDAMRTELAPKGIHVAALHVGYMDTDMVSYIPPEQKTDPAQVAALAVTGLLNGEKEILADELSRKVKAGLATANAGSE from the coding sequence ATGACGCAGAACGTGATCGCATTGGTGACCGGCGCCAATCGAGGTCTGGGTCGGCAACTGGCCGCAGAACTCGTAGCGCGTGGAGCGAAGGTGTACGCAGCGGCGAGGCGGCCGGAAACCGTCGATCTGCCGGGCGTGGTGCCAATTCAACTCGACGTCACCGATCCGGAGTCCATCCGGCGTGCGGCGGCCGTCGCCGACGACGTCACCGTGCTGGTGAACAACGCCGGCATTTCGACGCGGGCCACGTTGCTCGACGGACCCATCGACGACATCCGCGCGGAAATGGAAACGCACTACTTCGGAACGCTGAACGTCAGCCGGGAGTTCGTCCCGATCATCGAGCGCAACGGCGGCGGCGGCGTCCTCAACGTTCTGTCGGTCCTGTCGTGGACCCACCCACCGACCTCCGGCGCCTACTCAGCGGCCAAGGCTGCGGCGTGGGCTCTCACCGATGCGATGCGAACAGAGCTGGCTCCCAAGGGGATTCACGTGGCCGCCCTGCACGTCGGCTACATGGACACCGACATGGTCAGTTACATCCCGCCAGAGCAGAAGACCGATCCGGCGCAGGTCGCCGCGCTGGCCGTCACCGGGCTGCTCAACGGCGAAAAGGAGATCCTCGCCGATGAACTGTCCCGAAAGGTGAAGGCGGGCCTGGCCACCGCGAACGCCGGCAGCGAGTGA